From Pseudomonas sp. stari2, a single genomic window includes:
- a CDS encoding FCD domain-containing protein, with amino-acid sequence MGFDQIRQRRLSDDIVERLEGMILEGTLKSGERLPAERTLAEQFGVSRPSLREAIQKLAAKGLLVSKQGGGNYVVESLGSTFSDPLLQLLESNPEAQRDLLEFRHTLEASCAYYAALRATDVDRERLTAAFEELQDCYSRHDEVSRAEEGAADAKFHLAIAEASHNAVLLHTIRGLFDLLKRNVVTNIGGMYKQRTETRDMLITQHRELYQAIIEGRAEQAREVSSRHILYVQEVLEEVRQEVQRMARAERRKGM; translated from the coding sequence ATGGGGTTTGATCAGATACGTCAGCGCCGTTTGTCTGACGATATTGTCGAGCGGCTTGAGGGGATGATTCTCGAGGGCACGCTGAAGTCTGGCGAGCGCCTGCCGGCCGAGCGCACATTGGCGGAGCAGTTCGGTGTTTCCCGACCTTCGCTGCGTGAGGCGATCCAGAAGCTGGCGGCCAAGGGGCTTTTGGTCAGCAAGCAGGGCGGCGGCAATTACGTGGTGGAAAGCCTGGGCTCGACCTTCAGCGATCCATTGCTGCAATTGCTGGAAAGTAATCCCGAGGCCCAGCGCGATCTGCTGGAGTTTCGCCACACGCTGGAGGCATCGTGCGCCTATTACGCGGCATTACGCGCCACAGACGTGGATCGCGAACGGCTGACCGCAGCGTTTGAAGAATTACAGGACTGCTATTCGCGCCATGACGAAGTGAGTCGGGCCGAGGAGGGCGCGGCGGACGCGAAATTCCACTTGGCCATCGCCGAGGCCAGCCACAACGCTGTGTTGCTGCACACTATTCGCGGGCTGTTCGACCTGCTCAAGCGCAACGTGGTTACCAACATCGGCGGTATGTACAAGCAGCGCACGGAAACCCGCGACATGCTGATCACGCAGCATCGGGAGCTGTATCAGGCGATTATCGAGGGGCGTGCAGAGCAGGCGCGAGAGGTTTCCAGCCGACACATTCTGTATGTGCAGGAAGTGCTGGAAGAAGTGCGTCAGGAAGTACAGCGCATGGCTCGGGCCGAGCGGCGCAAAGGGATGTAA
- a CDS encoding (Fe-S)-binding protein: MSELFYNAVPNATRVAPPLPEPRQYPNEKPSRVYLFGTCVVDLFYPEAGMDAIHLLEREGIRVDYPQGQSCCGQPAYTSGYTEQARTVARSQLALFAGDYPVVVPSGSCAGMIREHYADLFKDEPETLKQVQALAARTYELAEFLLFVCKVQLKDSGEPVKVALHTSCSARREMNTHLHGRELLAQLSNVERVNHDHESECCGFGGTFSVRMPDISGAMVADKTRALKESGAHQVLSADCGCLMNINGSLEKQKEALRGQHLASFLWQRTGGAR; the protein is encoded by the coding sequence ATGAGCGAGCTTTTTTACAACGCGGTGCCCAACGCCACTCGCGTCGCACCGCCACTGCCCGAACCCCGGCAATACCCCAACGAGAAACCGTCGCGGGTCTACCTGTTCGGCACCTGCGTGGTCGACCTGTTTTATCCCGAAGCCGGGATGGACGCGATCCACTTGCTGGAACGCGAAGGCATTCGGGTCGACTACCCGCAAGGGCAGAGTTGCTGCGGACAACCGGCCTACACCTCGGGTTACACCGAGCAGGCGCGGACAGTGGCGCGCTCGCAACTGGCGCTGTTTGCCGGCGATTATCCGGTGGTGGTGCCGTCAGGTTCCTGCGCGGGAATGATCCGTGAGCATTACGCCGACTTGTTCAAGGACGAGCCGGAAACGTTGAAACAGGTTCAGGCCCTCGCGGCCCGCACCTATGAGCTGGCCGAGTTCCTGCTGTTCGTCTGCAAGGTGCAGCTCAAGGACAGCGGCGAGCCGGTCAAAGTGGCGCTGCACACTTCGTGTTCGGCGCGACGGGAAATGAACACCCACCTGCACGGCCGCGAGTTGTTGGCGCAGTTGAGCAACGTAGAACGGGTCAATCACGATCACGAAAGCGAATGCTGTGGCTTCGGTGGGACATTCAGCGTCCGTATGCCAGACATTTCCGGCGCGATGGTGGCTGACAAGACCCGGGCGTTGAAGGAGTCCGGCGCGCATCAGGTGCTCAGTGCCGATTGCGGCTGTTTGATGAACATCAACGGCTCGCTGGAAAAACAGAAGGAAGCGCTGCGCGGGCAACACCTGGCAAGTTTCCTCTGGCAACGAACCGGAGGTGCCCGATGA
- the smpB gene encoding SsrA-binding protein SmpB gives MAKQKKHPTGTIAQNKKARHDYFIEHKFEAGLVLAGWEVKSLRASKLQLVDSYVLLKDGEAWLLGSHITPLMTASTHVIADPVRTRKLLLNRRELDKLAAAVQQKGYACVCLSWYWSKHMVKCEIALGKGKKEYDKRDTERERDAGRELQRAVRNKGKED, from the coding sequence ATGGCTAAACAGAAGAAACACCCAACAGGGACCATCGCGCAGAACAAAAAGGCGCGACACGATTACTTCATCGAGCACAAGTTCGAGGCTGGTCTGGTCCTGGCCGGCTGGGAAGTAAAAAGTCTGCGGGCAAGCAAGCTGCAACTGGTCGACAGTTACGTCCTGCTCAAGGACGGCGAAGCCTGGCTGCTCGGCAGTCACATCACGCCGTTGATGACTGCCAGCACCCACGTCATCGCCGACCCGGTCCGCACCCGCAAGCTGCTGCTCAACCGGCGCGAGCTGGACAAGCTGGCCGCCGCCGTGCAGCAGAAGGGTTACGCCTGCGTATGCCTGTCCTGGTACTGGAGCAAGCACATGGTCAAGTGCGAAATCGCTCTGGGCAAGGGCAAGAAGGAATACGACAAGCGTGACACCGAACGCGAGCGCGATGCTGGTCGCGAGCTGCAGCGTGCGGTGCGCAACAAGGGCAAGGAAGACTGA
- a CDS encoding lactate utilization protein C — protein sequence MSAKQNILDKLRKSLTGTTPITDNFDADLVTQPYTYSAEQRIPQLCKLMEAVHTEIHLTSADAWPALLAQLLRDRQLPSLLIAPTTPHGQRITQHWANNPDLPALKSYDRPMEEWKAELFNDTPASLTGTLGAIAATGSLILWPTREEPRLMSLVPSVHFALLKASQIRDNFYQVQQEFEWAQGMPTNALLVSGPSKTADIEQVLAYGAHGPKDLVVLILEDQ from the coding sequence ATGAGCGCCAAACAAAACATCCTCGACAAGTTACGGAAAAGTCTGACCGGCACCACACCGATTACCGACAACTTCGACGCCGATCTGGTGACCCAGCCCTACACCTACAGTGCCGAACAGCGCATCCCGCAACTGTGCAAACTGATGGAAGCGGTGCACACCGAAATCCATCTGACGTCCGCTGATGCATGGCCGGCGCTGCTGGCGCAATTGCTGCGCGACCGTCAGTTGCCGAGCCTGTTGATCGCACCGACTACGCCTCACGGGCAGCGCATCACACAACACTGGGCGAATAATCCTGATCTGCCGGCGCTGAAATCCTACGACCGGCCGATGGAAGAGTGGAAAGCGGAGCTGTTCAACGACACCCCGGCCAGCCTCACCGGCACCCTCGGCGCCATCGCTGCCACCGGCAGCCTGATTCTCTGGCCGACCCGCGAAGAGCCACGGCTGATGAGCCTGGTGCCGTCGGTGCATTTCGCCCTGCTCAAGGCCAGCCAGATCCGCGACAACTTCTATCAGGTGCAGCAGGAATTCGAGTGGGCCCAAGGCATGCCGACCAACGCGTTACTGGTGTCCGGCCCGTCGAAAACCGCCGACATCGAACAAGTGCTGGCCTACGGCGCCCACGGCCCGAAAGACCTGGTGGTGTTGATCCTGGAGGACCAATGA
- a CDS encoding LutB/LldF family L-lactate oxidation iron-sulfur protein: MSTSTIIPTVAVEEDFRTRAHNALGDQQLRNNFRTAMDSLMTKRAAAFSDAHEREHLRELGNAIRARALSKLPDLLEQLEQNLTRNGVTVHWAETVDEANGIVLSIIRAHEARQVIKGKSMVSEEMEMNHFLEARDIECLESDMGEYIVQLDHEKPSHIIMPAIHKNAGQVASLFHDKLGVEYTKDVDQLIQIGRRVLRQKFFEADIGVSGVNFAVAETGTLLLVENEGNGRMTTTVPPVHIAVTGIEKVVENLRDVVPLLSLLTRSALGIPITTYVNMISGPRKEHELDGPQEVHLVLLDNGRSQAFADSELRQTLNCIRCGACMNHCPVYTRVGGHTYGEVYPGPIGKIITPHMVGLAKVPDHPSASSLCGACGEVCPVKIPIPALLRRLREENVKAPDSPHQVMRGQGSKYSRKERFIWNAWAKLNSSPTLYRLFAFFATRLRALAPNNVGPWTQNHSAPKPAARSLHDMAREHLAKQGDR; the protein is encoded by the coding sequence ATGAGCACTTCCACGATTATTCCTACGGTTGCCGTAGAAGAAGATTTCCGCACCCGGGCGCACAACGCCCTGGGCGACCAGCAGTTGCGGAACAACTTCCGCACCGCGATGGATTCACTGATGACCAAGCGGGCAGCGGCTTTCAGCGATGCCCACGAAAGAGAACACCTGCGTGAGCTGGGCAATGCGATCCGTGCCCGCGCGCTCTCCAAGTTGCCCGACCTGCTCGAGCAACTGGAACAGAACCTGACCCGCAACGGTGTGACAGTGCACTGGGCGGAAACGGTGGACGAGGCCAATGGCATCGTCCTTTCGATCATCCGCGCTCACGAGGCGCGGCAAGTGATCAAGGGCAAATCGATGGTCAGCGAAGAGATGGAGATGAACCATTTCCTCGAGGCTCGGGACATTGAATGTCTGGAGTCCGACATGGGGGAGTACATCGTCCAGCTCGACCACGAGAAGCCTTCTCACATAATCATGCCGGCAATCCACAAGAATGCCGGTCAGGTCGCGTCCTTGTTCCACGACAAACTTGGCGTGGAATACACCAAGGACGTTGACCAACTCATTCAGATCGGTCGCAGGGTCCTGCGGCAGAAATTTTTCGAAGCGGATATCGGCGTCTCCGGTGTCAACTTCGCCGTGGCCGAGACCGGCACCCTGCTGCTGGTGGAAAACGAAGGCAATGGCCGCATGACCACCACCGTGCCGCCAGTGCACATCGCCGTCACCGGCATCGAAAAGGTTGTGGAAAACCTGCGCGACGTGGTGCCGCTGCTGTCGCTGCTGACCCGCTCGGCGCTGGGCATTCCGATCACCACCTACGTCAATATGATCTCCGGCCCGCGCAAGGAGCATGAACTCGACGGCCCGCAGGAAGTGCATCTGGTACTGCTCGACAACGGTCGCAGCCAGGCCTTCGCCGACAGTGAACTGCGTCAGACGTTGAACTGCATCCGCTGCGGCGCCTGCATGAATCATTGCCCGGTCTACACCCGCGTTGGCGGCCACACCTACGGCGAGGTCTACCCCGGCCCGATCGGCAAAATCATCACCCCGCACATGGTCGGCCTGGCGAAAGTCCCGGATCACCCGAGCGCCTCTTCGTTGTGCGGCGCCTGCGGTGAAGTGTGCCCGGTAAAAATTCCTATCCCCGCACTGCTGCGCCGCCTACGCGAAGAGAACGTCAAAGCCCCCGACAGTCCTCATCAAGTGATGCGCGGCCAGGGCAGCAAGTATTCGCGCAAGGAACGCTTTATCTGGAACGCCTGGGCGAAGCTCAACAGCTCGCCGACCTTGTATCGGCTGTTTGCGTTTTTCGCCACGCGCCTGCGCGCCCTGGCGCCGAACAATGTCGGCCCGTGGACGCAGAACCACAGCGCTCCGAAACCCGCCGCCCGCTCATTGCATGACATGGCTCGCGAGCATCTGGCCAAACAAGGAGATCGTTGA
- a CDS encoding lactate permease LctP family transporter, with amino-acid sequence MQTWQQLYSPLGSLGVSALAAVIPIVFFFLALAVFRLKGHVAGSITLALAILVAIFAFQMPVDMAFAAAGYGFAYGLWPIAWIIVAAVFLYKLTVKSGQFEVIRSSVLSITDDQRLQVLLIGFCFGAFLEGAAGFGAPVAITAALLVGLGFNPLYAAGLCLIANTAPVAFGALGIPIIVAGQVTGIDAFKIGAMTGRQLPLLSLFVPFWLVFMMDGLRGVRETWPAALVAGLSFAVTQYFTSNFIGPELPDITSALASLIALTLFLKVWQPKRTAGAQIAGATSNVAVTASVGGFGQKRTTIESPYSLGEIFKAWSPFLILTVLVTIWTLKPFKAMFAAGGSMYAWVFNFAIPHLDQLVIKTAPIVATPTAIPAVFKLDPISATGTAIFFSALISMVILKINFKTGLTTLKETFYELRWPILSIGMVLAFAFVTNYSGMSSTMALVLAATGAAFPFFSPFLGWLGVFLTGSDTSSNALFSSLQATTAHQIGVNDTLLVAANTSGGVTGKMISPQSIAVACAATGLVGKESDLFRFTLKHSLFFATIVGLITLAQAYWFTGMLVH; translated from the coding sequence ATGCAAACCTGGCAACAGCTCTACAGCCCGCTCGGCAGTCTCGGCGTGTCCGCACTCGCGGCCGTCATCCCCATCGTTTTCTTCTTTCTTGCCCTGGCGGTGTTCCGCCTCAAAGGTCATGTCGCCGGCAGCATCACGCTGGCCCTGGCGATTCTTGTGGCGATCTTTGCGTTCCAGATGCCCGTCGACATGGCGTTCGCCGCTGCGGGTTATGGTTTCGCCTATGGTCTGTGGCCGATTGCCTGGATCATTGTCGCGGCGGTGTTCCTCTACAAACTGACGGTCAAGAGCGGTCAGTTCGAAGTCATCCGCAGTTCGGTTCTTTCGATCACCGATGACCAGCGCTTGCAGGTGTTGCTGATCGGTTTCTGTTTCGGTGCGTTCCTCGAAGGTGCAGCCGGTTTCGGCGCACCAGTGGCGATTACCGCCGCACTGCTGGTAGGACTGGGCTTCAACCCGCTGTATGCCGCCGGCCTGTGCCTGATTGCCAACACCGCGCCGGTTGCGTTCGGTGCCTTGGGGATTCCGATCATCGTCGCCGGGCAGGTCACCGGTATCGACGCGTTCAAGATTGGCGCCATGACCGGCCGCCAACTGCCGCTGCTGTCGCTGTTCGTGCCGTTCTGGCTGGTGTTCATGATGGACGGTCTGCGCGGCGTGCGTGAAACCTGGCCAGCCGCACTGGTTGCCGGCCTGAGCTTCGCCGTGACCCAATACTTCACGTCGAACTTCATCGGCCCGGAACTGCCGGACATCACCTCGGCCCTGGCCAGCCTGATCGCGCTGACCCTGTTCCTGAAAGTCTGGCAGCCAAAACGCACTGCGGGCGCACAAATCGCCGGTGCGACGTCGAACGTCGCAGTCACCGCCAGCGTCGGCGGTTTCGGCCAGAAACGCACCACCATCGAATCCCCCTACAGCCTTGGGGAAATCTTCAAGGCGTGGTCGCCGTTCCTGATCCTCACCGTACTGGTCACCATCTGGACCCTCAAACCGTTCAAGGCGATGTTCGCCGCTGGCGGCTCGATGTACGCCTGGGTGTTCAACTTCGCGATCCCACACCTGGATCAACTGGTGATCAAGACCGCACCGATCGTCGCGACGCCGACAGCCATTCCGGCGGTGTTCAAACTCGACCCGATTTCCGCCACCGGCACGGCGATTTTCTTCTCCGCGCTGATCTCGATGGTCATTCTGAAGATCAATTTCAAAACTGGTCTGACCACTTTGAAAGAGACCTTCTACGAACTGCGCTGGCCAATTCTGTCGATCGGCATGGTGCTGGCGTTTGCCTTCGTCACCAACTACTCCGGCATGTCTTCGACCATGGCTCTGGTACTGGCAGCGACCGGCGCAGCGTTCCCGTTCTTCTCGCCGTTCCTCGGTTGGCTGGGCGTGTTCCTCACCGGTTCCGATACCTCGTCCAACGCGCTGTTCAGTTCGCTGCAAGCGACCACCGCGCACCAGATCGGCGTCAACGACACCTTGCTGGTGGCGGCCAATACCAGCGGCGGCGTGACCGGCAAGATGATTTCGCCACAGTCGATTGCCGTGGCCTGCGCCGCGACCGGGCTGGTCGGCAAGGAATCCGACCTGTTCCGCTTCACCCTCAAGCACAGCCTATTCTTTGCAACGATTGTCGGCCTGATCACCCTGGCTCAGGCCTACTGGTTCACCGGCATGCTGGTGCACTGA